One Corynebacterium efficiens YS-314 DNA segment encodes these proteins:
- a CDS encoding NAD(P)-dependent alcohol dehydrogenase, translating to MTIPVKALQKTGPDAPFQITTIQRRSPRADDVVIDIKAAGICHSDIHTVRNEWGEANFPLTVGHEIAGVVSAVGSEVTDWKVGDRVGVGCLVDSCGTCEMCQQGFENHCLNGAVGTYNSVDVDGTITQGGYAEKIVVSERFVCRIPDALDFDVAAPLLCAGITTFSPIVQWNVKEGDKVAVMGLGGLGHMGVQIAAAKGAEVTVLSRSLKKAEVAKSLGAVRTLATSDESFFNDYRGEFDFILNTISANINLGAYLGLLKPRGVMAVVGLPPEKQPLSFGSLIGGSKVLTGSNIGGIPETQEMLDFCAEHGLGARIEKISVHEVDEAYDRVVAGDVQFRFVIDTSTF from the coding sequence ATGACAATTCCAGTGAAGGCACTGCAGAAGACCGGGCCGGACGCACCATTCCAGATCACGACGATCCAGCGCCGCAGCCCGCGGGCGGATGACGTGGTGATCGACATCAAGGCCGCCGGTATCTGCCACAGCGATATCCACACTGTCCGCAACGAATGGGGCGAGGCGAATTTCCCACTGACCGTCGGCCATGAGATCGCCGGTGTGGTCTCCGCCGTGGGTTCCGAGGTCACCGACTGGAAGGTCGGTGACCGCGTCGGCGTGGGCTGCCTGGTGGATTCCTGTGGCACCTGCGAGATGTGCCAGCAGGGCTTTGAGAACCACTGCCTCAACGGCGCGGTGGGCACCTACAACTCGGTGGACGTGGACGGCACCATAACCCAGGGCGGTTATGCCGAGAAGATCGTCGTGTCCGAGCGGTTTGTCTGCCGGATCCCCGACGCACTGGATTTCGATGTCGCCGCTCCCCTGCTGTGCGCCGGCATCACCACCTTCTCCCCCATCGTCCAGTGGAATGTGAAGGAAGGCGACAAGGTCGCGGTCATGGGCCTGGGCGGCCTGGGGCACATGGGCGTGCAGATCGCTGCCGCCAAGGGCGCTGAGGTGACCGTGCTGTCGCGCTCGCTGAAGAAGGCGGAGGTGGCGAAGTCCCTCGGCGCCGTGCGGACCCTGGCGACCTCCGATGAGAGCTTCTTCAACGACTACCGCGGGGAATTCGACTTCATCCTCAACACCATCAGCGCCAACATCAACCTCGGCGCCTACCTGGGCCTGCTCAAGCCCCGCGGGGTGATGGCCGTGGTGGGTCTGCCACCGGAGAAGCAGCCCCTGAGCTTCGGTTCCCTCATCGGCGGCAGCAAGGTGCTCACCGGCTCCAATATCGGCGGCATCCCGGAGACCCAGGAGATGCTGGATTTCTGCGCCGAGCACGGCCTGGGGGCGCGGATCGAGAAGATCAGTGTTCATGAGGTGGATGAGGCCTATGACCGCGTGGTGGCCGGTGATGTGCAGTTCCGTTTTGTGATTGACACCAGCACGTTCTAG
- a CDS encoding FAD-dependent oxidoreductase: MTTTVIVGGVAGGMSTAARLRRRDEEMEIIVLEASGYVSFANCGLPYHVSGVIPERDSLLLQTPESLAQRFNLDVRVNTRATSIDRENKTVTTENGEVISYDYLVLSPGAAPIMPPIPGIERALTLRTVEDVDTVIAALSEDVKTAAIIGGGFIGLEMAENLRHRGLEVTVIERAPQIMTPLDEEMALIVEKHLVDNGVTVITGGDTTDIAADHLTLSDGRTVPADVVIASIGVKPASDLAADAGLEVGERGGIKVDDQQRTSDPSIFALGDAAEKLDAVSGEDTLVPLAQTANRHGRLVADIITGRDVRRTPTLGTAIVGLFDMAAGSVGWNERRARAAGKNIRVIHTHPSDHAGYYPGAEMLHLKLVVDADTDAILGAQAVGGAGVDKRIDVIATAMRGGLTATDLADLELAYAPQFGSAKDPVNLLGYVNDNMVSGEKTVQWHELNDALSDGWTLVDVRTPGEFNAGTIPGAVNIPVDDIRDRIDELEGRKALAFCRVGQRGHVAASLLTHLGVESANLDGGFITWELSPANK, encoded by the coding sequence ATGACCACCACTGTGATCGTCGGCGGCGTCGCCGGCGGAATGTCCACCGCTGCCCGCCTCCGTCGTCGTGACGAGGAGATGGAGATCATCGTCCTCGAGGCCTCGGGTTATGTTTCCTTCGCCAACTGCGGCCTGCCGTACCACGTCTCCGGGGTCATCCCGGAGCGTGACTCCCTGCTGCTGCAGACCCCGGAATCACTCGCCCAGCGGTTCAACCTGGATGTGCGCGTGAATACCCGCGCCACCTCCATCGACCGGGAAAACAAGACCGTGACCACCGAAAACGGTGAGGTCATCTCCTATGACTACCTGGTCCTCTCCCCCGGCGCGGCCCCGATCATGCCGCCCATCCCCGGCATCGAGCGCGCCCTCACCCTGCGCACCGTGGAGGATGTGGACACCGTCATTGCGGCCCTGAGCGAGGATGTGAAGACCGCCGCCATCATCGGTGGTGGTTTCATCGGCCTGGAGATGGCGGAGAACCTGCGCCACCGTGGGTTGGAGGTCACCGTTATTGAGCGGGCGCCGCAGATCATGACGCCGCTGGATGAGGAGATGGCGTTGATCGTCGAGAAGCATCTCGTCGACAACGGCGTCACCGTGATCACCGGTGGCGACACCACCGACATCGCCGCCGACCACCTCACCCTGTCTGATGGCCGCACGGTGCCGGCGGATGTGGTCATCGCGTCCATCGGCGTGAAGCCGGCCAGCGATCTGGCCGCCGATGCCGGGCTCGAGGTGGGTGAGCGCGGCGGCATCAAGGTGGATGATCAGCAGCGCACCAGCGACCCGTCGATCTTCGCGCTTGGCGACGCCGCCGAGAAACTCGATGCGGTCTCCGGCGAGGACACCCTCGTCCCCCTCGCCCAGACGGCCAACCGCCACGGCCGCCTGGTCGCCGACATCATCACCGGCCGCGACGTGCGCCGCACCCCGACCCTGGGCACCGCGATCGTCGGGCTCTTCGATATGGCCGCCGGTTCCGTTGGCTGGAATGAGCGCCGCGCGCGTGCCGCCGGCAAGAACATCCGCGTCATCCACACCCACCCCTCCGACCACGCCGGTTACTACCCCGGCGCGGAGATGCTCCACCTCAAGCTGGTCGTGGATGCCGACACCGACGCGATCCTCGGCGCGCAGGCCGTCGGTGGTGCGGGCGTGGATAAGCGTATCGACGTCATCGCCACCGCCATGCGCGGCGGCCTCACCGCCACCGACCTCGCCGATCTGGAACTGGCCTACGCCCCGCAGTTCGGCTCCGCCAAGGACCCCGTCAACCTGCTCGGGTACGTCAATGACAACATGGTCAGCGGCGAGAAGACCGTGCAGTGGCACGAGCTCAACGACGCGCTGTCCGACGGCTGGACGCTTGTCGACGTCCGCACCCCCGGCGAATTCAACGCCGGCACCATCCCCGGTGCGGTGAACATCCCCGTCGACGACATCCGCGACCGCATCGATGAACTCGAAGGCCGCAAGGCCTTGGCCTTCTGCCGCGTCGGCCAGCGTGGCCATGTCGCCGCCAGCCTGCTCACCCACCTCGGTGTGGAATCCGCCAACCTCGACGGAGGCTTCATCACCTGGGAGCTGTCCCCGGCGAATAAGTAG
- a CDS encoding IS630 family transposase, protein MVASPKIALTDEEITILKSYKRSRFSLVQHKAEALLLLDDGVAPDIIARFVERRPSTVTTWILEFNRLRIASLYTGHAANTNASKLTPAQRAEIATVLSTPPSAHDIPAQFWTVPQLKDWIASNFEVVYDSDTTYHLLLRHAGLSFKYPQVFDKRRGSDAEIAARMATIRNEIAGALNDPEQVVFAADEVRVEHESEVRKAWIHKGHPTTLSVDRVRQAQSYIGFLSQSSGEVDLLRLAWQNTDTIIEALTTLMDRHPGKKITVVWDNARWHRSKKLREHLGQGNVLANVRLVWLPPYAPDHNPIEKVWNEAKAAISNRQRLVFEDTCIGFETFVGSSTFSYRI, encoded by the coding sequence ATGGTCGCCTCCCCGAAGATTGCCCTCACCGACGAGGAAATCACCATCCTCAAAAGCTACAAACGCTCCCGATTTAGCCTTGTCCAACACAAAGCCGAAGCACTTCTACTTCTCGATGACGGTGTCGCCCCAGACATCATCGCCAGGTTCGTGGAGCGACGACCCTCAACGGTCACCACCTGGATCCTAGAGTTCAACCGACTACGGATCGCCAGCCTCTACACCGGCCACGCAGCTAACACCAACGCATCCAAACTCACCCCCGCACAACGCGCAGAGATAGCCACAGTCCTATCCACACCGCCGTCTGCACATGACATCCCAGCCCAGTTCTGGACCGTGCCACAGTTAAAAGACTGGATAGCCAGTAACTTCGAGGTCGTCTACGACTCTGACACCACCTACCACCTGCTGTTACGCCACGCGGGCCTGAGCTTTAAATACCCACAGGTCTTTGATAAACGCCGCGGCAGTGACGCCGAGATTGCTGCCCGGATGGCTACGATCCGCAACGAGATCGCTGGCGCACTTAATGACCCCGAGCAGGTGGTTTTTGCCGCTGACGAAGTCCGTGTTGAGCATGAATCAGAGGTGCGTAAAGCCTGGATCCATAAAGGTCATCCCACAACGTTGAGTGTCGATCGTGTCCGTCAGGCCCAGTCCTACATCGGTTTCCTGTCCCAGAGCAGCGGTGAGGTGGATCTGTTGCGGTTGGCGTGGCAAAACACTGACACCATCATCGAGGCACTGACCACGCTGATGGACAGGCATCCAGGTAAAAAGATCACCGTGGTGTGGGATAACGCGAGGTGGCACAGGTCCAAGAAGCTTCGCGAGCACCTTGGCCAAGGCAACGTCTTGGCTAATGTGCGCCTGGTATGGTTGCCACCTTATGCCCCGGACCATAATCCGATTGAAAAGGTATGGAACGAGGCGAAAGCAGCGATCAGTAACCGTCAGCGACTAGTCTTCGAGGACACCTGTATCGGGTTTGAGACGTTTGTCGGTTCATCGACTTTTTCCTATCGAATCTGA
- a CDS encoding SdpI family protein, which yields MSEEAVGLAALLFSVVLLTGLCVWITRAAAEGRLPVDGSVGIRTRRTMRSAAAWEAGHAAALPILSRLWWVAGVTVVGAVVLQWQLGGAWGIVAGLTGLAVEVVILMYATYLAGRAADRT from the coding sequence ATGAGCGAGGAGGCCGTCGGACTGGCGGCGCTGCTGTTCTCCGTGGTGCTGCTCACCGGGCTGTGCGTGTGGATCACCCGCGCCGCGGCGGAGGGCCGCCTCCCGGTGGACGGCTCGGTGGGGATCCGGACGCGCCGGACCATGCGCTCGGCTGCCGCCTGGGAGGCGGGGCATGCGGCGGCGTTACCCATTCTGAGCCGGTTATGGTGGGTGGCTGGCGTGACCGTGGTGGGGGCCGTGGTGCTGCAGTGGCAGCTCGGCGGCGCCTGGGGCATCGTGGCTGGTCTGACAGGTCTCGCGGTGGAGGTAGTGATCCTGATGTATGCCACCTACCTGGCGGGTAGGGCTGCCGACAGGACTTGA